One Cryptomeria japonica chromosome 9, Sugi_1.0, whole genome shotgun sequence genomic window carries:
- the LOC131044553 gene encoding uncharacterized protein LOC131044553, with protein MAHDFNFKVPKFNGTNYAYWKEKMEYDFATMPVELWESTKKGYTTPQNVFNKVIGAKLAKEIWENLKSVFEGDEKTKQAKITNLKHKFENARISDDESIEDYIHRLNEIVNALSGIGGTLEESEVMMKIMETFPKIYKTKNYVIKESHDMYKYNEDQLLSSIFVFEIAELDKIKKERREATLKVTKKPGEELEESEDMDEIEANIVRRLNRGTRNYKGNLPLKCLNYGRIAHYNFRCMYKEDFGGISIDDNKGKENYRVSDINERRDDKDKQKKSFCSTKTYSSEEEYGDDSNEESLFLAIEEKNNELSKSSEDVKNNEKLVSVKTALHEKLEPKVWIIDSGCSNHMTGDIGKFINLEKYVGGSINFVGEKVVPICRKGSISINGKHKTNDVYYVKGLRHNLSKVIQMCRKGYNVIFHGIGCEIRK; from the exons ATGGCACATGATTTCAACTTCAAGGTTCCAAAGTTTAATGGTACAAATTATGCTTATTGGAAAGAAAAGATGGAATATGACTTCGCAACTATGCCAGTTGAACTATGGGAAAGCACTAAGAAAGGCTATACTACTCCTCAAAATG TATTTAACAAAGTTATAGGTGCAAAGTTAGCTAAAGAAATATGGGAAAATTTGAAGAGTGTATTTGAAGGTGATGAAAAGACAAAGCAAGCCAAGATTACAAATCTAAAGCACAAGTTTGAGAATGCGAGAATATCTGATGATGAAAGTATTGAAGACTATATTCACCGATTGAATGAGATTGTAAATGCACTTAGTGGTATTGGTGGGACACTAGAAGAAAGTGAAGTTATGATGAAGATAATGGAAACTTTCCCCAAAATATATAAAACTAAAAATTATGTTATTAAGGAAAGTCATGATATGTATAAGTACAATGAGGATCAACTCCTTAGTTCAATCTTTGTCTTTGAGATTGCTGAATTGGATAAAATCAAAAAGGAAAGGAGAGAAGCAACATTAAAAGTTACAAAGAAGCCTGgagaagaacttgaagaaagtgaagacatggatgagattgaagcaaacaTTGTAAGGAGATTGAATAGAGGAACTAGAAATTACAAAGGTAATTTACCCCTAAAATGTCTCAATTATGGAAGAATTGCTCATTATAATTTTAGATGTATGTATAAAGAGGATTTTGGTGGAATATCTATTGATGATAACAAAGGAAAGGAGAACTATAGAGTGAGTGACATAAATGAGAGAAGAGATGACAAAGATAAGCAAAAGAAGAGTTTTTGTTCAACAAAGACCTACTCATCTGAAGAAGAAtatggtgatgactcaaatgaagagtCCTTGTTCCTGGCTATAGAAGAAAAAAATAATGAGTTGTCTAAAAGTTCAGAAGATGTGAAGAACAATGAAAAACTAGTGAGTGTGAAGACTGCACTACATGAAAAATTGGAACCAAAAGTGTGGATCATTGActctggatgttcaaatcatatgactggtgatataGGTAAATTTAttaatcttgagaagtatgttgGTGGATCAATTAATTTTGTAGGAGAGAAAGTTGTACCTATTTGTAGAAAAGGAAGCATCTCTattaatggtaagcataaaactaatgatgtGTATTATGTTAAGGGTCTGAGACATAACTTGTCGAAGGTGATtcaaatgtgtagaaaaggttataaTGTCATATTTCATGGGATTGGATGTGAAATTAGAAAATGA